From the genome of Spinacia oleracea cultivar Varoflay chromosome 2, BTI_SOV_V1, whole genome shotgun sequence, one region includes:
- the LOC130467565 gene encoding uncharacterized protein, with protein sequence MARAIWGKSKFEFVLSWHCRSMLDWWERSIAELDEEDMEEFITLCWAVWGARNQVVVAHGAVEPGKTVAYAMKIGELGSRLGAAVRRHGGELVGCAVYQGAEKWEAKVGEAKAVLLGMELGKELRLSRIIVESDCLAVVQALRGGERGRSSFDLVVDDIMSLISCFEDIRFTFVERSGNQLAHSLAHLQPWEFGTRKWFDDFPCNLLVLAEADLSI encoded by the exons ATGGCACGAGCTATATGGGGTAAGTCAAAGTTTGAGTTTGTGCTTTCTTGGCATTGTCGCTCGATGCTGGATTGGTGGGAAAGAAGCATTGCTGAGCTAGATGAGGAGGATATGGAGGAATTTATAACTCTTTGCTGGGCGGTGTGGGGGGCTCGAAATCAAGTGGTGGTGGCGCATGGGGCGGTGGAACCGGGCAAGACGGTAGCCTATGCTATGAAG ATCGGAGAGTTGGGGTCCAGACTGGGAGCAGCGGTAAGGAGGCATGGCGGAGAGTTGGTGGGTTGTGCGGTGTATCAAGGTGCGGAGAAGTGGGAGGCGAAGGTGGGGGAAGCAAAGGCAGTCCTGCTGGGCATGGAGCTGGGTAAGGAGCTGAGGCTGAGCCGCATAATAGTTGAGAGTGATTGCCTTGCGGTGGTACAAGCTTTACGGGGCGGTGAGCGAGGTCGCAGCAGTTTTGACTTGGTGGTAGACGATATAATGAGTTTGATTTCCTGCTTCGAAGATATTAGATTTACTTTTGTTGAACGTAGTGGCAACCAACTAGCTCATAGTCTTGCCCATCTCCAACCTTGGGAGTTTGGGACAAGAAAGTGGTTTGATGATTTCCCTTGTAATCTGTTGGTTTTAGCTGAGGCTGATCTATCAATATAA
- the LOC110776565 gene encoding probable polygalacturonase At1g80170 encodes MLIFQLVCMNITLQYACSSSNHFDVLDYGAINNINNDSSQAFLNAWKVVCNSEVDNPTLLVPRWKSFLVNPIVFTGPCKPDNINFQILGEIVAPPLPSAWEKHDPSQWLAFNGVRGLRVYGSGTVNGQGFGWWNQSCKYHPAMSGCTKLAPTAVKFLSCNETALSGIHLINSSQTHVTLVGCDTFHIDNLLIEAPGNTPNTDGIHLQHARNVIITNTEIGTGDDCISVGDYTSNIDILNVTCGPGHGISIGSLGRGGNYVQVSNIVVKNVYFKGTTNGARIKTWQEGRGFVRRVIFENIFFNTVKNPLIIDQHYGSIKGSQIKESMGVWISDVTYRNFYGTSASQVAINLNCSESRTCNHITLDSIMLWPAPRLDKELTSYCSNGYGVAIGVVHPPSCLQQTTNMAKIIDLLTRIKG; translated from the exons ATGCTAATCTTTCAGCTAGTTTGCATGAACATAACACTTCAATATGCATGCTCGAGTTCTAACCATTTCGATGTCTTAGACTATGGAGCtatcaacaacatcaacaacgACAGTTCTCAG GCATTCTTAAATGCTTGGAAAGTAGTATGCAACTCGGAAGTAGACAATCCGACATTGCTTGTTCCAAGGTGGAAATCATTCCTGGTGAACCCCATTGTTTTCACTGGCCCTTGCAAGCCAGATAACATCAACTTTCAG ATACTAGGGGAAATAGTGGCACCTCCTTTACCTTCTGCCTGGGAAAAACATGATCCAAGCCAGTGGCTAGCATTCAACGGAGTAAGAGGCCTTCGAGTTTATGGCAGTGGCACAGTTAATGGACAAGGCTTTGGTTGGTGGAATCAATCATGTAAATATCACCCTGCCATG AGTGGATGCACCAAACTAGCTCCAACT GCAgtaaagttccttagttgtaaTGAGACTGCTCTGTCTGGAATACACTTGATCAACAGTTCACAGACGCACGTTACTTTAGTTGGATGTGATACATTTCATATAGATAATCTGTTGATTGAAGCTCCAGGGAACACCCCCAATACTGATGGCATTCATCTTCAGCATGCTCGTAATGTCATCATCACTAACACTGAAATAGGGACAG GTGATGATTGTATATCAGTAGGAGATTACACATCCAACATTGATATCTTGAATGTTACATGTGGACCGGGCCACGGAATAAG CATTGGTAGCTTAGGAAGAGGAGGAAACTATGTTCAAGTGAGCAACATTGTGGTAAAGAATGTTTATTTTAAGGGTACTACAAATGGAGCTCGGATCAAAACATGGCAG GAAGGAAGAGGATTTGTTCGACGAGTCATATTTGAGAACATCTTCTTCAACACAGTGAAAAACCCACTAATCATAGATCAACATTATGGTTCTATCAAAGGTTCTCAAATTAAG GAAAGTATGGGAGTTTGGATATCTGATGTGACCTACAGAAATTTCTATGGCACATCTGCAAGTCAAGTGGCTATCAATCTAAACTGCAGTGAGTCACGAACCTGCAACCACATAACACTAGATTCAATCATGCTCTGGCCTGCTCCTCGGTTGGATAAGGAATTGACTTCTTATTGCTCAAATGGATATGGAGTTGCGATTGGAGTTGTTCATCCCCCTTCTTGTCTCCAACAAACAACAAATATGGCAAAGATCATAGACTTGTTGACGCGTATCAAAGGGTAG
- the LOC110776561 gene encoding uncharacterized protein: MANAWRRDRSSNLLSPNSLFILLSLSFLLLLLFFLSSKSSNLTNNPTSDFKISLNPFTSKLPPFNCFKSPQSHPVIANIVEGVKYPFLYSLSDLGNLPEKPHKNIQRILKKKPFKKPDISSTVQELLGKYQAEGKNGIFVDVGANVGMASFAAAVMGFRVLAFEPVFENLQRICDGIHFNRVGEFVTVFDAAASDRFGSITFHKLVGRLDNSAVSAAGAKLAFKSNEEIAVEVKTIPLDEIIPDSEPVLLLKIDVQGWEYHVLKGAKKLLSRKGVEAPYLIYEEDERLLQASNTTAKEIRDFLGSVGYVDCTMHGTDAHCTKKI, from the exons ATGGCAAACGCCTGGAGAAGAGATCGATCGTCAAATCTCCTATCCCCAAACTCTCTCTTCatactcctttctctctccttcctccttctcctcctcttcttcctctcttCTAAATCCTCAAATCTCACTAATAACCCCACCTCAGATTTCAAAATCTCCCTAAATCCCTTCACCTCCAAACTTCCACCATTTAATTGCTTTAAATCTCCGCAATCTCACCCAGTAATCGCCAACATTGTTGAAGGTGTCAAATACCCTTTTCTTTACTCGCTCTCTGATCTTGGAAACTTGCCTGAAAAACCCCATAAAAATATCCAGAGAATTCTCAAGAAGAAGCCCTTTAAAAAGCCTGACATTTCTTCTACTGTTCAGGAACTTCTGGGTAAGTATCAGGCTGAGGGTAAAAATGGGATTTTTGTTGATGTGGGTGCAAATGTCGGTATGGCTAGTTTTGCTGCTGCTGTGATGGGTTTTCGGGTTTTGGCATTTGAACCTGTTTTTGAGAATTTGCAGAGGATTTGTGATGGGATTCACTTCAATCGAGTTGGGGAATTTGTTACTGTTTTTGACGCTGCCGCATCTGATCGTTTTGGGAGTATAACTTTCCATAAG CTAGTTGGTCGGCTAGATAACAGTGCTGTTTCTGCTGCTGGTGCGAAGTTGGCATTTAAATCAAATGAAGAGATAGCGGTTGAAGTGAAGACCATACCACTTGATGAAATTATACCAGATTCAGAACCTGTGCTTCTGCTTAAAATTGATGTTCAAGGCTGGGAATATCATGTTTTGAAGGGTGCCAAAAAGCTACTCTCTAGAAAAGGAGTTGAAGCCCCTTATTTGATATACGAAGAAGATGAACGCTTGTTGCAAGCAAGTAACACAACGGCCAAAGAAATCCGAGACTTCCTAGGGAGTGTGGGTTATGTTGATTGCACTATGCATGGTACTGATGCTCATTGTACCAAGAAGATTTGA